AATCAACCCCGGTATAAGAATCTTTAAATTCCCCAGACAAATGCTTAAGGGCGGTAGATAGCAGCGACTTCATGATGCTGCAATTCTACCGCCCTTAAGGCTTCTGGCTAATTCGGTACTGAATCAGTCCTGCGCGAACTAGTTCAAAGCACGCTCAAATACTGGCCAGGATTCACGGATGTCTTCCTTCCATCCTGGCCAAGAGTGGGTGCCGGTGTCACGGAAGTTGTAGGTAGCTGGAATGTTCTGGCTATCCAGCTTTGCCTTGAAGTTGTGGGTGCAGTGGTTAACGCCGGCTTCAATGACGCCGCCTTCAATCTGCAAGGTAGCTGCACCAACGGAAGCGACCGTCGGGTCAACGCCCTGCTTGGTGTAGTAAGAAGGCATGTCAGTCATACCTGGCAGGCCGTTACCCGAGGAGATGTACAGCTCAGTACCGCGCAGCTTCTCAGAGTTCATCAGCGCGTCATTGTAACGGTTCTGGCGGGAACCCATGGGGCCCCACATCTGCTCCGGCTGGCCGCCGCCACGGTTAACGGTCAAACGCAATGCCTCATACTCAAATGGGGCAGCGGTTGCTGCACAACCAGCGAAGGAACCAACCGCGTCATAGAAACCTGGGTTGTGCTGAGCGAACAACAGCGCGGAAGTCGCGGACATGGACATGCCGGCAACCGCACGCTTATT
This region of Corynebacterium casei LMG S-19264 genomic DNA includes:
- a CDS encoding alpha/beta hydrolase — translated: MKRMKTFAAALAVAGTLLVAPAASAATVAPEQVAGNTQLSEVRDMTITPEIEDQQWFQKYGDDPRVLKLEATSPAMNGRVVPISVIKAKDANRPTIYLLNGAGGAEQNADWLNMTRAVDFYANKNVNVVIVQGGAFSYYTDWNTSPNREYLKGPQKWETFMTKELPGPLEDRLQASNKRAVAGMSMSATSALLFAQHNPGFYDAVGSFAGCAATAAPFEYEALRLTVNRGGGQPEQMWGPMGSRQNRYNDALMNSEKLRGTELYISSGNGLPGMTDMPSYYTKQGVDPTVASVGAATLQIEGGVIEAGVNHCTHNFKAKLDSQNIPATYNFRDTGTHSWPGWKEDIRESWPVFERALN